The Halichoerus grypus chromosome 3, mHalGry1.hap1.1, whole genome shotgun sequence genome segment CAACCACTGGGGTCATAATAATGGGGTCACAATATCCTTCACATTAAAACAGAGGTTTTAATCATTGAgagcaataaatgagaataataaatgtATCTATCCAAAAGGATTGCAAAATAACCAGCTTTTTCCTATCCTTTTTCTATTCTGGATGAAGGATCTTGAAGCAGCCTATCGTATTACAGATATCCATGAAGCTTTGGCATTGTCTGAGGTGGGAAATGACAGGAAGATGTTCTTGTTTGGAACCCAAGTGACTGAGAACGGCTCAGAAATACCCTCCGTCATGCAAGATGCCAAAGACTTGATTGCACACCTGGCTGCAGATGTGCAGGGACCATGCCCAGGCCCACTGTGCAGCTCTCAATCTAAATCTCCCTAGGGAGTGTTGAGTGACAGGTTTGAAGCCAAAGGTTTCCACTGTCCAATAAAAAATAAGCCATTTCCTATTTTCTTAGTGCATGACATATATAGAAAGATAATGTTAATTGATTAAGAGCCTCTCTATGTTtagattttaaactttaaaaatattggtaAAATAATATATTCGGGGGGTATTTGGATtatcatcaacaaaattaaagtgAACATTAGTAAGCATTCAAACCATTTGCAGTTTTTTGATGACATgagatttatattaaaatattttaataaactacCTCTTTTCAAGTAAAAATCGAGGTGTCTTTCCTTAAGTAGATTCACTTAACACTGTAAGGAAAGAAATATCAGGATAAGGCAATGAGAAAAGTGAGCACTATCAGACatacatagaaatataaattaacagCATTTAGAAAGATTTAGAAAAGCCTTCTCTTTCAGGAGCCTTATATACTAGAATAGGAACACTgaggatttgatttttaaatacttgacATTTCACTTTTATACATAGATAAGCTTTCTTCAccagaaatattttatgataacTCTGTTTACCTACAAACATGATAAAAATCCAACTTTTAACCTTAGTGTCTTgtcttgttaaaaaacaaaaggacttCAATTTCTAGTCAGTATGTAAGAGGCTCAGAAGCTGTCACTCCATTCTAACAAGTGAAAAGctaaacagactgaaaaatcaaccaCTCTTCTAGGACCCATAAGAGCGGTGAGGACACAAGGCAAACTGCTGCCCCCCAAGATTGAAGAAACCaataaaagaatacaaagaatgATAATTTACTGGCAAAGAGCTTCATGGGTGGAAACCAACTGTGGGAACCAGTGCCAGGGTAGGAAAACCAGAACTGTAATTGACGAATTGCTGGAGGTCCAGATGGATGACTATGAGTTAAAACTCCAGGGGATCCAGGCATAGTGgggtctttaaaattttgtgagaCTTATCTCCAGGAGCTTGATGAGATTCCCACAGTAAATACCGGAGAAAAACCCCCTGGTGCttccagaagagggagaagggaaccattttgaaatataccaAAGCATTCTGTCTTTATTAACAAAGCCTGCCTTTAggggaaactagttaaccagaACCTACCCAACTTGCTGGGGTATTATCAAACCCTAACCTGGGGAagagaaatacccaactccagcccattCTAGCCATTTTGTCCCacatcagcaaagaagaaaacaaaggcacaCATGTGAAATTCACAATCCAGAGGCAAAGGCTCAGTAAAAGACTAAGACCaatcataggactatagaacACTTCTCCCTCCCACATCTCATCACCACATTACTAAAGGTCTGTTTATAGCAGTTTCTTAATTAGTACATCATGCTTGGCTATCAAGGAAAAATTATAAGACATGCCATAAGCcactgggaggctcagttggttgattgattgactcttgatctcaactcaggtcttgatctcagggttgtgagttcaagccctgtgttgggctctgtgctgggggtggagcctacttaataaaaaacaaaacaaaacaaaaaaacaaccatacAGAAGAGACATCAGAACCATATGCAGCATTGGAACCAGTATGGCAGAGATGTTAGGATTGTCAgaacaggaatttaaaacaacttgaTGATTAATATGATTAACGTGCTAAGAgttctaatggataaagtagacagcatacAAAATcagatgggtaatgtaagcagagatgaaattttaagaaagaaccaACAAGAAATccgaaagattaaaaaaaattttgtaacagaaatgaagaatgcctttgatgagcTTATTAGTAGACcagacacagctgaggaaaaaaaatctcttgagtTTGAGAATATCTCAATAGaaacctccaaaactgaaaagcaagaaCAGactgggaaacaaacaaacaaacaacgacaacaacaacaaaaaaaccagaacagaatATCCAGGGACTGTAGGACCActacaaaagatataaaatgcatgtaatgggaataccagaaggagaaaaaagaaaaaaagaaatagaagaaatatttgaaacaataatgactgtGCAGAATGCCCCAAATTAATGTTAGACTtcaaaccacagatccaagaGGGTTAGAGAACACCAGTCAGGATAAATGCCCCAAAAAACTACATGTAGACATATCATTTTTAAGCTGCAGAaaattaaagataagaaaaaaaaatcatgaaagaagtcagaggaaaaaacaccttacctatagaggaacaaagataagaattacattcggcttctcctcagaaaccatgcaagtaaGAAGAGAGTAAGTGAAACATTGAAAGGTTTGGAAGGGAAAACCCactaacctagaattctgtactctGAGAAgttatccttcaaaaataaaggagaaagacttttttctttttttcttttttttaaaagattttatttatttatttgaccgagagagacacagcgagagagggaacacaagcagggggagtgggagagggagaagcaggcttcccgctgagcagggagcccgatgtggggctcgatcctaggaccctgggatcatgacctgagccgaaggcagacgctcaatgactgagccacccaggcgccccaaggaaaaAGACTttctcaaatgaacaaaaattgagggaatttgttgccaatAGACCTGCCTTGcgagaaatgttaaaagaagttcttcagagagaaggaaaattatacaGGTCAGAAATTCAGATCTTAAAGGAAGAATACTGGAAAAGaaataagtgaaggtaaaattaaaacttgtatttttttattcctttttttttaaagattttatttatttatttatttgagagagagagtgagcatggggaggagcagagggagaagcagactccccgctgagcagggagcctggatcCGGGATCCCAGGACCTCTGGATCACGAccggagtggaaggcagatgctaaactgactgagccacccaggcaccccatgaaaaGAGGATTTGTTCTGCAaatccttccttttaaaatttgggatttgtggcaccaaaaaaaaaaaaagtttggtgaAGATAATTAGCCCCTTTGAATGTTAGCACATAACCTCCACTGTCAAGTATTGGGTTGAAATGGAACATACTTGAACTTAGGCATACATGTGCAAAATGTTAGTTGCCCTCTGAGAGATGAGATGTTAGAGTGATACTTTAAGTTCACTGGCTTTCTCACCTTCAGACCTGCAGAATAATGTTGAACAGTATCATATCACAACAGCCACTTGGGTTTCTAATGTTAGTCAGACCTTCCTTTATCTGTCCTATGGAAGTTGGATCACACAATGATTCAGGATTGTCAGAAACCCTGGATTTCAGCCTCTGCCCTAAGGATTGCCAAGTACTGGTCTTTGGACAAATCCTTTAATCATACTGTGTCTTACTTGGTCTTCACTCTGGAAAAGGATTAAATCAAATACAGACTACTTCCAGCCCTAAACTCTGATTCTATCTCTTCCTTATGTTTTCTAAGGTAGTTGAGGGTATATATAAGTTCCTGGACACCTATTTCAAAGATGATGCCAAAAGCTTTTGGGATAGGGAATGATAACGCGGTTCAGTCTTGTTTTTCTCACATTCTGATTTTAGCTTCTGCATTTTGGTAGTAAGTGTTGTGGCTGGAGTTTTTCCCTCAGTGAAGAACTATTGAGTGCCAACATGGTGGTGGCTGCTTGATGCTGAGGATGATTAAAGCAGGGACTTGCGATGCTCTCAGGCTAGCAAGGGAGGTACATGACACAGGGGTTTCTGATGAAACGGCACTCAGCCAAGACATGTTGTCAGAGAGTCTGCCTGGCTGCCACTCTTCCCAACAGGCCTCATAGGTGGCACTCATTACCTTAGAATAAGGACCATTGCCAACCTTCCAGGCTCAGAAACTTTAAGTGTAGTTAGCACACTAAGAATGGATCTGTCTTCTCATTTATTGATttagtcaacatttattgagcaccagaaTTCTTGCATTTAAAATGATGGAAATTCAACTTAAATTGGTGTGTGCCAAAAAGAGCGTGGTGGGGGGGGTGCTCCTTATACTGGGAAATCTAAGGCATGGGCAGATTCAAGAGTTTGAAGATAACAAGGctgtctctccatctcttggTCCTGCTAACCTCTGTTTGGCTTCATTCTCAAACTCCCTCTGCAAGGAATTGCTCTCAACACCAAGCCTACAACATTCATATAGCTCATGATCCCTGAGTAAAATGGATCCTCTCTTTTAAAGCAGCCATCCAGCAAATCTCATGGAGGGGCAAGATTGGTTCTGCTGAGCTCACATATTGATCTCTGAACCAATCCCCGTGGCCAAATTGCCCAGAcctggtggtgggggcggggggagcaggaTTAACCCCCTCCAACCATATGGAATGAATTCCCCACAGAAAGAATGGGTTCTACttttagaagaaggaagggattctaggcaggaaaacaacagaaagaatgATAGCTATTCATAGCCATCCACTGTGCTTAGCACTGGGCATATACCAGCCACCAGGATAGAGAATGTCCCTGTCATTAAGGAGCTTATATTCTGGGTGTGGaggcacacacaaaaataaaaaagcagatgaaataattataaattgtgTTGAAGCAAGGATCTGAGATAGAAAGTAATGgcaggaacatttttaaaattactgtggGTTGGAAAGACTTGAGTGGGTGATATTTAAGCCAAGCCCTGAAGGATAGAAAAGAGCCAGTATGtgaagagagggaggagtgggCTCCAGGCAGTGGGGACAGGTATAGAAAGATGCTGAAATGGGAAAGAGTTTGACATGTTAGAGAAGATTGAGGAGGCTGGAATGTAGACAACAAGGGTGGAGCAGCCCACAGtagactggagagagagagaggcaaggacCAAGATCCTGGGGCATCTTATGGTGCAAAGCTTGAGATTTATTCTAAATAGTTTGGAGTGTCATGATTGTCATTACACTAGTTTGAGGGCATTTCAGAATCCAGAGAGATGGATGTGCCCTGGACTGGCATTGGTGAaaggagatggaaagaaaagcgtgaggggcgcctgggtggctcagtcggtttagctgctgccttgggctcaggtcatgatcccagggtcctgggatcgagccccacgttgggctccctgctcagtggagagcctgcttctccctctccctctgcctgcctctctgcctacttgtgctctctctctatctctctgtcaaataaataagtaaaatcttaaaaaaaaaaaaaaaaggaaagaaaagcatggattaaaaacacatttgaagGATGAACTGAAGTTGCTGATGTACTGGaggggaagtgagagaaagagagaatccagaTCGATTCCTAAACTTCTCCTGGGAAAGACGTACGTCAGTTTCATGAGATTGGTGTATAAAATCAGAATGCCAATATGTAACTGTGATGTGGACCAGAATTAATTCTGTGTGATCCTAATCTCTCCCAGTAAGCAAAATCCCTGGGAAGCTGGGTTGTGTCAGAAAAGTTGCCTGGTGAGCATGGATCTGTGATGTATGGTGGCATCAGGTCACAGATCCATCTCAAGAGGGCCTGAAGAACCAGCTGTATGTAACATTTGCAGTCTGTTGGCTTTGGACTCTCTCCTCTTTGCAATTTTTGAATAAACATAACCAGTAGGATATGAAATTTGAAGGCATTCCATTTAGTGGTGGACTAGTACTCATTTAGGGGTGCCTTTTTAAGGTGAATCTACAGAACTCTTGCCTCATTGTTCACATGTTGAGTTAAAACTCTCTGATagctttatttctcatttccccAAGTATTTGGGATATAATTCTTGAATTTCCATACAGTACTGCACATGTCTATATCATGTCTGAGGGAGCAGATTTCCTGATTCATATGTGCCACTCTCTTCTCATTCTTCTAGATGACATCCACAATCCAAAATCTTTCTCTTTCAACTTTTTGCATCTGTGAGACAAAGTATATCCAAGGAATACCCATAGTGTGCAAAAAGTGTACTTGGGTTTACCATAACTTGGACAGATGACTTGTTCTTGAACACCTCTAGTGTCTTctcccaaacaaaaacaaaaaccccacatcAGGGAAACCCTACCACTTCTTTTCTCCTCTACCACACCATCATGGCCATGAAAATTAGCTGAAAGCACTCCTCCAGATTGGGAGAGGTCCAGATCACTTACCTTTTAAAATCTCTTagtataataatgataaaaaagagAGTGGGTTGCCAAAAACAGGGTTATAAAAATTCTGGTATATTGtatttaaatacaaatgtatttaaatataagatGTCACATTTAACAAAGTAATGTTATCAACACACACATATCGCGAGATAATTACAGGGtttataaaaaaacaatgatttatAGTGCACTTCAGTAGACAGGTGCCCTGTAACGAAACACAAGTTGTAGATGAGTGTATTGTTCTTAGTAATCCCGTCAATGTTTTTTTGTGACTGTGTGTAGAACTTCAtgtgaagaaaactttaaaaatctaaatttgagatttttcctgaATATTAACTTTGGACCAAATGACATATTGGTGTCGCCCATCTCCCACACCCACATTATGACTGTTGTGCATTTACTAGAAACTGATGGAAGTCAATCTTAGTGATCGAGGGCCTTAGAATATTACCCTTCCCAGCATGATTAGGGAACAAAGGCCCATGGAGAGCCTGCGCCACAGAACCTCTGAACCTAACAGGGACCTGGCTCTGCTGTCCGAGTGGTGCCATAATTAGACTGGAAGCTGCTATGTTGTCCCCAAGGCCTGGGCCACGGAAAGCGCTCCAGAGTCCTCGCCATTAACACAAGGAACAGGGGTCAGGAACCCGCCCGTTTCTCTCCGCCGCCGGGCGCCCGGAGCGAGGCGCGTCCCCTTGGCAACCGGAGAAAGCGCGAGGAGGGCCCCAGAGCCGGGCTGCTTGGgccggggcgggccggggcggggcgtgGCCGCCCCCCAGCCCAAGCCGCTCGGGTCCGGCAGAAGACACACAGCGCGCCTGCGTCCCGCCTCGAGGATCGGCGCCGCGCGCAGCTGGAGCTTCTGGGCACCAATGGAGAACGAAGAATTTTCAGGCTCATCTGCGTTTACGGATGGGCATGGCGCGACAGAAGTATCCGCTCCCTCCGAAGCCTTTCAGAAGCCCTTAGTACTCAGGCTCCTCGACGTGCACAAGCTTGAGGGGCTTGAGGAGCCCGAGGAACCCGAGGAACCTCAGGAGCCGGAAGAAGCCAACAAGCAGAGCCAGAGAGACCAATGGAACGAGTTTGATGAGCCCCAGGAGACATCTGAACCCCATACGCCCTATGAGCCCCACGAACCCTATGAGCCCTACGAGCCTTATGAGCCCCACAAGCCCTATGAGCTCCACGAACCCCATGAGCCCCACAAAGCCTACGAGCCCCACGCACCCCGCAAGCCCCATAAGCTCCGCAAGCCCCGTAAACCCCAGGAGTCCCATGCTCCGCGAGAGCCCCACAAGCCCAGCGAAGCCGAGTTGCTTCCCAGAGCTGCCGCCGTGGTGATCTCCCCTTCTCTGATGACCAGGTTCCCGCTAAGGATTTCGCCATCTTCCCTGAGCGGTAGGTGTTGGGGCTCTTCCCAAGGCACTGAGCCACCCCGCCCTATCTGGAAACGGGGGGTCCGAATGTGAATATTTGCATGCAAGAGCtcactttcttttaatttttgtgtcaTTTACCTGCTGCTTTGCAGTCATCTATCTTTGGACCGTATGTGACTCTGATGAGTAAATGAGACAAAGTGAATCTCttcactctctcctctcttcacCTGATGACCTCCTAGCTATCCTTGATTATTCATTGTAACATCTTTTTGaagctcttcttcttcttttttttttctctatagtcaTTGCATTTACTCTGGGTTACCACTTTGAACGTTACCTCTATTATAGCACCTAAgatgctatctctttctctgcatTAAAGGGAGGGATCCTTTGTCAGTGTTTGGCACATggtggcactcaataaatgctagctattacATTATTAAAGTTGTAGGAATAAAATACTCATTGAGCAGGAATTCAAAGTATACTTACTAAATGTTTACAGTCCTCACCAAGCCCATTACAGTGCTAATGGGTCTTGGGTATAAACATCCTTTGCTCTAACCACACTGGTTCACTTAATGACTTTTCACTGATGATCCCCCCCAAAACAATTCTTTGTCCACATTGGGCTTCCAGTCCCTCAGCTGACCACTTTTAATCTCGTGTTCTCCTTGGCTCCTCTTTATCAGCTTCCATTCTATGGTTTGTTAGTGGCTCACTTACATATTCCACCACCCTGTTGACTCTGGCTATCCACCATACTTCTCCAAGCAAAACCTCAACCCTGGTTAAACCTAACCATCCATCTTCTGCCTACAcctgagcagctgactcttgctGAACAAAATCACACAATCAtatggtttcttttatttcaattttatgagCACACATCTTACTGGTTACTTGATACTTCCTAGTAAGCCCACTTTATTCATCTAGTAAGTTAGTTCTCCTAATCTCTGAGAAGATAACTGTCTTCTTTACTCTCCTCCAAATGTTACACTTTTGACCCCCAAACAGCTGAAGACTTTGTCTCACATTTTATTGAGCAAATAGAAACAGTCATGagctctcttcttttcttttttaaaaatgtatttatttatttatttgacagagagagagagcacaagcagggggagcagcagagggagagggagaagcaggctccccactgagcagggagcccgatgcggggctggatcccaggaccctgggatcatgacctgagctgaagacagacccttaaccaactgagccacccaggcaccccaagctctCTTATTTTCTTACCACTAATCTATTGCCTTACCCAAATCTACACTTATgtattctttttacatatttcaaaGAAGAATTGTGCCTTTTTCTGTGAAAAGCAAAATCCTCCACTTGTGCTTTGGGTTCTGCTCTTGGCTCCTGAAGAATTTTGTTCTTGCCATATTCCCCCCTCCTACAGAATTAATTTCTCCATCTCTAATGAATCAGTCCCAAGAATGCACACATATACTCTATAAGCATATACTCAAGAACCTTTCATCTTGAAAAAACCCTTGACCCCATGTCTTCAACATGGAATCTACCAAATTACCAGCATCTGTACATatattctttgccttttctcctgttaataaTGGACgaactgtcttttttcctattAAAGGCCATTCTCTCAACCTGTATGTTAGATACCATCCTATCTAACTTTAAACTCTTTCCTCCTAAAATtagcccctctctctcctgcatcattttattttctctactggGTCATTCAGCACCTGAACATGAAGCAATAATtcccatcttaaaaacaaaacaaacaaaaaaccctccctTAATCCCATGTACCACTCCTATTTCTCTGCTCCTCCTTAGAGAAAAATTCCTCAAAACAGTTGTTATTATCTCCATATCCtcacttctcattctcttaaGAACCCACTTTAACATTCATCTCCTCTACTTGGTTGAAGTGCTCTTGTTGAGGTCATAATGATCTCTGCCTTGCCAAAATCAATGGTTAATTCTTCATTCTCATCTTACTCATTTAACACAttcacttcctctttcttggaAGCCCTTCTTTACTTGCCTTCATTGTCCTCCTGTCTTTAATTGTTCCTGACTCAGTTTTCTTTTGAGTCAGGAACTTCTCTTCCCAGCCTCTAGGTTGAAGTGAGTGATGGCTTTTCTCAGATTCTTTAGAACTTTCCTTGTTCCCTAGGCGATGTCATCACTTCCATGGCTTTAATTGTATGCTGGTAAATTCTCAAATTGTTCCCTTGAGTTCCAGAGTTTTATAACCGGTTGTCTATTTAATATCCCTACTTGAGTATCTAGTAGGCATGTAAAATTAAATGTGTCCATAACTGAACTCTTACTTCCACACCCAAACTTACTCTTCCTTCACTGTTCCTCATTTCAGCAAATGGTACCACCACTCATTCATCTAGGTGCTAGGATCAAAAAACCTTGTAGTCATTCTTGACACCTGTTTTCCTCTTACACTCAGCCTCCAAACCATCAGCAAACCTCAATTTTGAGATATATCATGACTGAGCACTTATTAACATCTAAAGCTTCATCATCTTTTTAAGCCACTATCATCTCTTGCTTGATCCACTATAATGGCTTTCTGCTTGCTCTTGCTTCCACTCTTGCCCCATTCCTCCTCCCACTCCAGTTTATTGTTCATCCAGTGGTCATGGGTCTTAGAACAGAAACTATATGCAACTCTCCAGAGGGGGTTCTCATCTCATATAGTTTGTAATCTAAAGTCCTTAGCAGGCCTGCAAGGCCCCACATGATCCCCATCCAGATATCTCACCATCTCCCCACCATCTCTGTTCTCCGACCACGTGGGCCTCCTTGCTCCCACCTCACAGTCATTTCATTTGACTTTTCCTCTGCCAGGACACCCTTCCCTCAAGTATATGTCACCTTATAAAGATATACCAGATCACTCTGTCAAAAAGAACACTTTCTAGCctgctcattttctttaaagtactTGTCTTATTGACTGTACAATATTATGTGTCTATTTGTTTACTGTTTATATTAAGCTCACAGAGGGCAAAACCTTTCTTTTCCACTGTTTCATCCTCAGTGCCTCAAGCAGTGCCTGGAACAAGTTAGGACTTAGCAATTATTGTTGAATGAAAGATTTCTTCATTCAGCCTCTGTTACCCAGTCCAGTGGTTCCTTCTCTATCCTTAGGGTTGTTAAGAAAATTAATTGAGTTAATACCTGTAAAGCATTTAGAGCAGATTGTGGTACTGGTAAGTGCTTAGTAGATGTTAGCCATTATTAGTAGTGGTGTtagtatttttatcttatttgacCTCTGGGCAGCATTTAATACAACTGACCACTCCCTTCTTGAAATATATACCTCTTAGTCTTGGCCTCTGTGACACCACAGTCCCCCAGTTTATCACCTATGTGACTGCTTGCTTCTTGGGCTCATTTGCTGAGCCCTCCCTATTTTCCTGAACTCTGAAGAGCTCCATCTtg includes the following:
- the ARL9 gene encoding ADP-ribosylation factor-like protein 9 isoform X4 is translated as MEFLEIGGSEPFRSYWEMYLSRGLLLIFVVDSADHNRLPEAKKHLHQLIGTNPILPLVVFANKQDLEAAYRITDIHEALALSEVGNDRKMFLFGTQVTENGSEIPSVMQDAKDLIAHLAADVQGPCPGPLCSSQSKSP